From one Pseudomonadota bacterium genomic stretch:
- a CDS encoding CvpA family protein: MDASDLMFHDMPYNAIDVLLVVLVLFSVLSGWRRGFIHGVLDLAGWVLSLVTGLRYYQPVAHWLGPHVNVWSEVWDQAIAFVLVAIIVGLAVRLIGYALLRRLPKDVHERTLNQLLGLVPGLANGLITAAIVSALLLSIPLNEGLRERARESAAVNRLAGYAERLETALHPVFGDAIAETLNLLTVRPESHERVALPYKVATSRPRPDLEARMLQLINKERIAAGRKPLAPDPEVTEVARGHSADMFARGYFAHHTPEGRDPFDRMREANVRFVTAGENLALAPTVQIAHTGLMNSPGHRANILHKDFGRVGIGIMDGGIRGLMVSQAFRN; this comes from the coding sequence ATGGATGCCTCTGATTTAATGTTCCACGATATGCCATACAACGCAATCGATGTCCTGCTCGTGGTGCTCGTCCTGTTCAGTGTACTCAGCGGCTGGCGCCGCGGCTTCATTCATGGCGTGCTCGATCTTGCTGGCTGGGTGTTGAGTCTCGTTACGGGTCTACGTTACTACCAGCCCGTCGCGCATTGGCTCGGCCCGCACGTTAATGTGTGGTCGGAAGTGTGGGACCAAGCAATTGCGTTTGTGCTTGTTGCGATCATTGTCGGTCTCGCTGTTCGTCTGATTGGCTATGCCCTGCTGAGGCGCTTGCCGAAAGACGTTCACGAGCGAACTCTCAACCAACTCCTTGGCCTCGTACCCGGCTTAGCAAACGGATTGATAACCGCGGCGATCGTGTCGGCGCTGCTGCTTTCGATACCGCTCAACGAAGGCCTGCGCGAGCGCGCTCGCGAGAGCGCCGCGGTGAACCGTCTCGCCGGCTACGCCGAGCGTCTGGAAACTGCGCTTCATCCAGTTTTTGGTGACGCAATCGCCGAGACGCTAAACCTACTTACAGTTCGACCTGAATCACACGAGCGCGTCGCGCTGCCTTACAAGGTTGCGACGTCGCGCCCGAGACCCGACCTAGAGGCCAGGATGTTGCAACTAATAAATAAGGAACGCATCGCGGCAGGACGTAAACCTCTCGCGCCCGACCCAGAAGTTACTGAGGTCGCGCGAGGACACTCGGCCGATATGTTCGCACGCGGCTACTTCGCACACCACACGCCGGAGGGTCGAGACCCCTTCGATCGCATGCGCGAAGCGAACGTTCGCTTCGTCACCGCCGGTGAAAACCTCGCGCTCGCCCCCACCGTGCAGATCGCGCACACCGGTCTAATGAACTCACCCGGCCACCGCGCCAATATCCTGCATAAGGATTTCGGCCGCGTCGGGATTGGGATTATGGATGGAGGGATTCGAGGGCTCATGGTGTCTCAAGCGTTTCGCAATTGA
- a CDS encoding helix-turn-helix domain-containing protein: MASYTGCTSHTTWAEEEAAERLGMTQPRLNDLLRGRIDKYNLDALVLLAARAGLAVQLQIQQVA, translated from the coding sequence ATCGCATCCTACACGGGCTGCACCTCCCATACCACTTGGGCGGAAGAGGAGGCAGCCGAACGTTTGGGGATGACGCAGCCGCGGCTGAATGATCTATTACGAGGACGGATCGATAAATACAACCTGGATGCCTTGGTGCTGTTGGCTGCTCGGGCGGGTTTAGCAGTGCAGTTGCAAATCCAACAGGTCGCTTGA
- a CDS encoding type II toxin-antitoxin system VapC family toxin, protein MTFLLDTNTVIYLINDRLAMVLPAGRYGVSVITEIELLSFPDLQADEEQRIRTFLAVADRVAISEPIRDQAITLRRLHRLKIPDAIIAATAMVGNAVLFSNDGKLASIPNLQIRAIPLKG, encoded by the coding sequence ATGACCTTCCTGCTCGACACGAACACGGTCATCTACCTCATCAATGATCGCCTGGCCATGGTGCTTCCGGCCGGACGATACGGGGTTTCTGTCATCACGGAAATCGAGCTGCTATCGTTCCCAGACCTACAGGCCGATGAGGAACAACGCATCCGTACCTTTCTTGCTGTCGCTGACCGCGTGGCGATCAGCGAGCCGATTCGCGACCAGGCGATCACGTTGCGCCGCCTGCATAGACTGAAGATCCCCGATGCCATCATCGCCGCCACCGCCATGGTGGGAAATGCTGTGTTGTTCAGCAATGACGGAAAGCTAGCAAGCATTCCCAATCTGCAGATCAGGGCCATTCCGCTCAAGGGTTGA